One region of Kytococcus sedentarius DSM 20547 genomic DNA includes:
- a CDS encoding O-acetylhomoserine aminocarboxypropyltransferase/cysteine synthase family protein: MTHPTEPTPTTDADTTTDTTADAVSTPSAAPDPSAWGLATRSIHAGQVPDSDSGSRALPIHQTTSYVFADADQAANRFALAELGPIYTRLTNPTTEAVENRLAALDGGVGALLLSSGQSATTFSLLNLCRAGDHVVASAHLYGGTQNLLAVTLEKLGIHTTFVDEPNDPAAWREATRGNTKAWFAETIANPSGLVLDIRPVADAAHEAGVPLIVDNTVATPALLRPLEHGADVVVYSATKFLGGHGTAIAGAIVDGGTFDYGAQPERFPNFTEPDPSYNGLVFARDLGADGAFGVNLSYVLRARVCLLRDLGSAPAPFNAWLIAQGLETLTLRLQKHVANAHEVASWLDARPEVTRVQWAGLPGHPSHEVAQRYLPDGPGSVLSFELAGGADAGRAFVSALKLFSHVANIGDVRSLVIHPASTTHAQLSDAERLAAGVTPGLVRLSVGIEDSADLLADLERGLAAVAR; this comes from the coding sequence TGGCGACGCGGTCGATCCACGCCGGCCAGGTGCCGGACTCGGACTCGGGCTCGCGCGCCCTGCCCATCCACCAGACCACCAGCTACGTCTTCGCGGACGCAGACCAGGCCGCCAACCGGTTCGCGCTCGCCGAGCTCGGCCCCATCTACACGCGCCTGACCAACCCCACCACCGAGGCCGTGGAGAACCGCCTCGCCGCCCTCGACGGGGGAGTCGGCGCCCTGCTGCTGTCGTCCGGCCAGTCGGCCACCACGTTCTCGCTGCTCAACCTCTGCCGTGCCGGCGACCACGTGGTGGCGTCCGCCCACCTCTACGGGGGCACGCAGAACCTGCTGGCGGTCACGCTGGAGAAGCTCGGCATCCACACCACCTTCGTGGACGAGCCCAACGACCCCGCCGCTTGGCGGGAGGCCACGCGGGGGAACACCAAGGCCTGGTTCGCCGAGACCATCGCCAACCCGTCGGGCCTGGTGCTGGACATCCGGCCCGTCGCCGACGCCGCCCACGAGGCGGGCGTGCCGCTGATCGTGGACAACACCGTGGCCACCCCGGCCCTGCTGCGGCCGCTCGAGCACGGCGCGGACGTGGTGGTCTACTCGGCCACCAAGTTCCTCGGCGGGCACGGCACCGCGATCGCCGGGGCGATCGTGGACGGCGGCACCTTCGACTACGGCGCCCAGCCGGAGCGGTTCCCCAACTTCACCGAGCCCGACCCCTCCTACAACGGCCTGGTCTTCGCCCGCGACCTCGGGGCCGACGGTGCCTTTGGGGTGAACCTCTCCTACGTCCTGCGGGCGCGCGTGTGCCTGCTGCGGGACCTCGGCTCCGCGCCGGCCCCGTTCAATGCCTGGCTGATCGCGCAGGGCCTGGAGACGCTCACCCTGCGGCTGCAGAAGCATGTGGCCAACGCCCACGAGGTGGCCAGCTGGCTCGACGCCCGGCCCGAGGTCACCCGCGTGCAGTGGGCCGGCCTGCCCGGTCACCCCAGCCACGAGGTCGCCCAGCGCTACCTGCCGGATGGCCCGGGGTCGGTCCTCTCCTTCGAGCTCGCGGGCGGGGCCGATGCGGGGCGCGCCTTCGTCTCGGCGTTGAAGCTCTTCAGCCACGTGGCGAACATCGGCGACGTGCGCTCGCTGGTGATCCACCCCGCCAGCACCACCCACGCCCAGCTGTCCGATGCGGAGCGCCTCGCCGCCGGGGTGACCCCCGGGCTGGTCCGCCTGAGTGTCGGCATCGAGGACAGCGCCGACCTGCTGGCGGACCTCGAGCGCGGCCTCGCGGCGGTGGCGCGGTGA
- a CDS encoding homoserine O-acetyltransferase family protein: MTAVLSPVRPGAARTAEPAPLVGAGGCPAPRHDLLRLGRLVCEGGGAVPYLQVSVRRWGAPPRADGSNVVLLLHALTGDSHVAGPGGPAHSPTGWWPGVLGVGAPVDTERFHVIAPDVLGGCSGTSGPAGASVPNALGGADFPEVTVRDQVAAEVRAVQALGIRRVAHVIGASAGGMRALEWAAQTAVPVDHAVVVAAPAASSADLRAGLAVQRAAVTADPAWQGGHYAPQSGPTAGLALARQLAVLTYRSADGLEQRFGPDAGRLTAWLEHHGRSFVERFDAVSYLRLIGAMATHDLGRGRGGVQRALRHLPARVTAVAVSSDRFTTPDEVRALARGTGGRYAVIESVHGHDGFLIETEQTATVLRSVLA; encoded by the coding sequence GTGACCGCGGTGCTCAGCCCGGTGCGCCCCGGCGCCGCGCGCACCGCGGAACCGGCCCCGCTGGTCGGCGCCGGGGGCTGTCCGGCGCCGCGGCACGACCTGCTGCGGCTCGGTCGGCTGGTCTGCGAGGGCGGGGGAGCCGTCCCCTACCTGCAGGTCAGCGTCCGCCGCTGGGGTGCCCCACCGCGCGCCGACGGCTCGAACGTGGTGCTGCTGCTCCACGCCCTGACCGGTGACTCCCACGTGGCCGGGCCGGGCGGCCCGGCGCACAGTCCCACGGGCTGGTGGCCGGGCGTCCTCGGGGTGGGGGCGCCGGTGGACACCGAGCGCTTCCACGTCATCGCCCCCGACGTCCTCGGTGGGTGCAGCGGCACCAGCGGCCCGGCGGGTGCGTCGGTGCCGAACGCGCTGGGCGGCGCCGACTTCCCCGAGGTGACGGTGCGCGACCAGGTCGCCGCGGAGGTGCGCGCCGTGCAGGCCCTGGGCATCCGTCGGGTGGCGCACGTCATCGGTGCCTCGGCCGGTGGGATGCGGGCCTTGGAGTGGGCGGCGCAGACCGCCGTGCCGGTGGACCACGCCGTCGTCGTGGCCGCACCGGCCGCCTCCTCGGCCGACCTGCGGGCCGGTCTGGCGGTCCAGCGCGCGGCCGTCACCGCCGACCCGGCCTGGCAGGGCGGGCACTACGCCCCCCAGTCCGGCCCTACTGCCGGCCTGGCGCTGGCCCGCCAGCTGGCCGTGCTCACCTACCGCAGCGCGGACGGTCTGGAGCAGCGCTTCGGGCCCGATGCGGGGCGCCTCACAGCGTGGCTCGAGCACCACGGCCGCTCCTTCGTCGAGCGCTTCGACGCGGTGTCCTACCTGCGCCTCATCGGGGCGATGGCCACGCACGACCTCGGCCGCGGGCGGGGCGGTGTGCAGCGCGCGCTGCGGCACCTGCCCGCCCGTGTCACCGCCGTGGCGGTCTCCTCGGACCGCTTCACCACCCCCGACGAGGTGCGCGCCCTGGCCCGCGGGACCGGCGGCCGGTACGCCGTCATCGAGTCCGTCCACGGCCACGACGGCTTCCTCATCGAGACCGAGCAGACCGCCACGGTGCTGCGCTCGGTCCTCGCCTGA
- a CDS encoding cobalamin-independent methionine synthase II family protein: MTPVLTSHAGSLPRPDSLREANARRAAGEIDAAAFDEQLSTAVQQVVARQRDLGLDIVNDGEYGHAMTASQDFGAWWTYSFDRTSGLELVEPTQSPQELEAQEERLGNTPADPADGVRLTTFGRRRDWLRFRDVYGDPTSGTGIDARRPLPLPTATGTIGYAGQDAVARDTRALTAALAATGGGRGYLCALSPGSAARIGNAHYTSETEWLHAWAGVLRQEYAAILDAGLELQIDDPSLAESWDQVNPEPSVADYQRFVARRIEALNLALEGLDTSRVRLHLCWGSWHGPHTTDVPLADILGEVLQANVGGLSLEAGNVRHEHEWTVWRDVEVPAGLTLLPGVVSHATNVVEHPDLVAQRIGRFAEAVGSDRVIASSDCGFGGRVHPDIAWAKLESLVAGAQRA; the protein is encoded by the coding sequence ATGACCCCCGTCCTCACCAGCCACGCCGGCTCCCTGCCCCGCCCGGACTCCCTGCGGGAGGCCAACGCACGCCGTGCCGCCGGCGAGATCGACGCCGCAGCGTTCGACGAGCAGCTGAGCACCGCCGTGCAGCAGGTCGTCGCCCGCCAGCGCGACCTCGGCCTCGACATCGTGAACGACGGCGAGTACGGCCACGCCATGACCGCCTCCCAGGACTTCGGCGCCTGGTGGACCTACTCGTTCGACCGCACCAGCGGCCTGGAGCTGGTGGAGCCCACGCAGTCGCCGCAGGAGCTCGAGGCGCAGGAGGAGCGGCTCGGCAACACCCCGGCCGACCCGGCCGACGGTGTGCGCCTGACGACCTTCGGCCGCCGCCGCGACTGGCTGCGCTTCCGTGACGTGTACGGCGACCCGACGAGCGGCACCGGCATCGACGCCCGCCGCCCGCTGCCCCTGCCCACGGCGACCGGCACCATCGGGTACGCCGGGCAGGATGCGGTCGCCCGGGACACGCGCGCCCTCACCGCGGCGCTGGCCGCCACCGGCGGTGGGCGCGGGTACCTGTGCGCCCTCTCGCCCGGGTCCGCGGCCCGCATCGGCAACGCGCACTACACCAGCGAGACCGAGTGGCTCCACGCCTGGGCCGGGGTGCTGCGCCAGGAGTATGCCGCCATCCTCGATGCGGGGCTCGAGCTGCAGATCGACGACCCCTCCCTGGCCGAGAGCTGGGACCAGGTGAACCCCGAGCCGTCGGTGGCCGACTACCAGCGGTTCGTGGCCCGCCGCATCGAGGCCCTCAACCTGGCGCTGGAGGGTCTGGACACCTCCCGGGTGCGGCTGCACCTGTGCTGGGGCTCGTGGCACGGCCCGCACACGACGGACGTCCCGCTGGCGGACATCCTCGGGGAGGTCCTGCAGGCGAACGTGGGTGGTCTGTCGCTCGAGGCCGGCAACGTGCGCCACGAGCACGAGTGGACCGTCTGGCGCGATGTCGAGGTGCCCGCGGGGCTCACGCTGCTGCCCGGGGTGGTCTCGCACGCGACGAACGTGGTGGAGCACCCGGACCTGGTGGCCCAGCGCATCGGACGCTTCGCCGAGGCCGTCGGCAGCGACCGCGTGATCGCCTCGAGCGACTGCGGTTTCGGCGGTCGCGTCCACCCCGACATCGCTTGGGCGAAGCTCGAGTCGTTGGTGGCGGGCGCCCAGCGCGCCTGA
- a CDS encoding 5'-methylthioadenosine/adenosylhomocysteine nucleosidase, producing MSHAPGVEGRRGPRGVLGLMGAIEAEVVSLRAALADPRPETVLGQEVTTGQLEGVDVAVLRSGVGKVNAALGAVALRTVGADRIVFTGVAGGLAPEVGVGDLVVANDVVQHDVDVTALGRAPGELLGEPAVWRSDDRLRAACEHAAREVSGGAGVHTGRIASGDQFIASVAQRVRIVEQFGALAAEMEGAAMAQACARMGVPWAVVRSISDSADAGAVADFPAFLGMAAERGVALARELVRGGA from the coding sequence ATGTCGCATGCACCGGGAGTGGAGGGGCGCCGCGGGCCCCGGGGAGTTCTGGGCCTGATGGGGGCCATCGAGGCCGAGGTGGTCTCGCTCCGGGCGGCGCTGGCCGATCCCCGCCCCGAGACCGTGCTGGGCCAGGAGGTCACCACGGGGCAGCTCGAGGGGGTGGACGTGGCCGTCCTGCGCAGCGGCGTGGGCAAGGTGAACGCCGCCCTGGGGGCGGTTGCGCTGCGCACGGTGGGGGCCGACCGCATCGTGTTCACCGGGGTTGCTGGGGGGCTGGCGCCCGAGGTGGGCGTGGGTGACCTCGTGGTGGCCAATGACGTGGTGCAGCACGACGTCGACGTCACCGCGCTGGGTCGTGCCCCGGGGGAGCTGCTCGGCGAGCCGGCTGTCTGGCGGTCCGATGACCGGCTGCGGGCGGCGTGCGAGCACGCGGCGCGGGAGGTGTCCGGCGGGGCCGGGGTGCACACCGGCCGTATCGCCTCGGGGGACCAGTTCATCGCCTCGGTGGCGCAGCGCGTCCGCATCGTCGAGCAGTTCGGTGCCCTCGCGGCCGAGATGGAGGGCGCGGCCATGGCCCAGGCGTGCGCCCGGATGGGGGTGCCCTGGGCGGTGGTGCGCAGCATCAGCGACAGCGCCGACGCCGGGGCGGTGGCGGACTTCCCGGCCTTCCTGGGCATGGCCGCCGAGCGCGGGGTCGCGCTCGCCCGTGAGCTCGTGCGGGGTGGGGCGTGA
- a CDS encoding helix-turn-helix domain-containing protein, which yields MTKTAAGPDVRTYVPEGAVDPALKAILGEGSTQRPELVGANGERLLLPEAMYDVLRQVAEALDKGMGVTVAPKNARLTTQEAADFLGISRPTLVRMLERGEIPMEKPGRHRFVRLADLVDYQQHQRNQRREALERMALESERDGLYEATDGPPRRTR from the coding sequence ATGACCAAGACAGCAGCTGGCCCCGACGTCCGAACCTACGTGCCCGAGGGGGCGGTCGATCCGGCCCTGAAGGCCATCCTGGGCGAGGGCAGTACACAACGACCAGAACTCGTTGGCGCTAATGGCGAGCGCCTCCTGCTGCCCGAAGCGATGTACGACGTGCTCCGGCAGGTCGCAGAAGCCCTCGACAAGGGCATGGGGGTCACCGTCGCGCCGAAGAACGCCCGCCTGACCACCCAGGAGGCGGCCGACTTTCTCGGCATCTCGCGACCTACCCTCGTCCGCATGCTCGAAAGAGGCGAGATCCCCATGGAGAAGCCAGGGCGTCACCGGTTCGTTCGGCTGGCAGACCTCGTCGACTACCAACAGCACCAGAGGAACCAGCGACGCGAAGCGCTCGAACGCATGGCCCTCGAAAGCGAACGCGATGGACTCTACGAAGCCACCGACGGTCCGCCCCGGCGCACTCGCTGA
- a CDS encoding DMT family transporter, which yields MRTLLLLALITFSEATIGVFVKLTDGRIPIQTLTFYAMAFAATFLFIARALATRQWPRFPAGNVKDTAIIGVLIAAQGSAFNFAMSLVPIANAVIFWSIAPFFVFIFSAIFLGEKARKSYILIFAIALVGIALANPLGGGHMLGNFVALATGAIYAAMVTYMRYEGKTETGNDIAWSLLVAALSLSPFLLIVGPGQVATTIAHPALGVELPVMLWAAGLGIVSTGFAYFGISIVLKSIDANVYALVDIIVSPVIASIFGYLIFAEVPGRGIIYGGALLLAAGFWLSREMSRGRENQAVHPCQCV from the coding sequence GTGAGAACCCTCCTTCTGCTTGCCTTGATCACGTTCTCCGAGGCGACCATCGGTGTGTTCGTCAAGCTCACCGACGGGCGGATCCCAATCCAGACGCTGACCTTCTATGCCATGGCCTTCGCAGCGACTTTCCTGTTCATAGCGCGAGCCCTGGCAACTCGGCAATGGCCCCGCTTTCCCGCGGGCAACGTCAAGGACACCGCTATCATCGGCGTGCTGATCGCGGCCCAGGGCAGCGCATTCAATTTCGCGATGTCGCTTGTACCTATCGCCAACGCGGTGATCTTCTGGAGCATCGCGCCGTTCTTTGTGTTCATCTTTTCGGCGATTTTCCTCGGCGAGAAGGCGCGAAAAAGCTACATCCTGATATTCGCTATCGCCCTGGTCGGCATTGCGCTGGCCAACCCGCTCGGTGGCGGCCATATGCTGGGAAATTTCGTGGCGCTGGCCACCGGGGCGATCTACGCCGCGATGGTCACCTACATGCGCTACGAGGGTAAAACCGAGACCGGGAACGACATCGCCTGGTCACTGCTGGTCGCCGCACTTTCGCTTTCGCCGTTCCTCCTGATCGTCGGCCCCGGCCAAGTGGCGACGACGATCGCGCATCCGGCACTCGGCGTGGAACTGCCGGTGATGCTCTGGGCCGCGGGCCTGGGCATCGTCTCCACAGGTTTCGCCTACTTCGGCATCTCCATCGTCTTGAAGTCGATCGATGCCAATGTCTATGCCCTGGTCGACATCATCGTCTCGCCGGTTATAGCCTCCATATTCGGATATCTGATCTTCGCAGAGGTGCCCGGACGAGGCATCATCTATGGTGGCGCCTTGCTGCTCGCCGCCGGCTTCTGGCTGTCCCGCGAGATGTCGCGGGGCCGAGAGAACCAAGCCGTGCACCCATGCCAATGCGTCTAA